From Actinopolyspora lacussalsi, a single genomic window includes:
- a CDS encoding acyl-coenzyme A synthetase/AMP-(fatty) acid ligase (product_source=COG0365; cath_funfam=2.30.38.10,3.30.300.30,3.40.50.980; cog=COG0365; pfam=PF00501; superfamily=56801) — protein sequence MQSNKGLYMGLVAERSVAEHGDKTIILDHTPELLPNCGGRLTFAEFAEHVDDTAARLHAIGVRRGDHVAIHKSEGIDINIVSCAVSRIGAVPVQLSSALDADSVVALLRRLGEPFMVTDVPKLDGPFRNVELSSITKRVVSVSDSRPGSVSLDEYAGAPRQEPVLIHPDHPALMTHTSGTTGLPKLVMHSARTLHGRYRPQAKLFDMIRERETVAMHVSYVHSRMPLALAVLMPRGNPMVVMNDSDPAKAAKLWEETQPGFIESHPNSFMEWEELAEHPSRPLANVKYFSSTFDAIHPSTMHKLLHASERSSPLFYQIYGQSETGPLVGRGFTRETALDADGRCQGHAFPGDTKFRLVSRNGKEVSRENPGYIEVKAAGRVLGYLGERERYDTQIHGGWWRGMDIGYRTEEGCLHLLDREVDSIPGLTSTLEVEDAVLDRLDELTELVVVPGADEKPVPVVCTDEDAPLDRQRWADATAEWPQLAEPVHMKISELPRTATMKVQRIELSARLRRANTAVSE from the coding sequence ATGCAGAGCAACAAAGGTCTTTACATGGGACTCGTCGCCGAACGTTCCGTGGCCGAGCACGGCGACAAGACGATCATTCTCGATCACACACCCGAATTGCTTCCGAATTGCGGGGGACGACTGACCTTCGCGGAGTTCGCCGAGCACGTGGACGACACGGCGGCGCGGCTGCACGCGATCGGGGTTCGGCGTGGCGATCACGTCGCGATCCACAAATCCGAAGGCATCGACATCAACATCGTCTCGTGCGCGGTTTCCCGCATCGGCGCGGTACCGGTACAGCTGTCCTCGGCACTGGACGCCGACAGCGTGGTCGCGTTGCTGCGTAGGCTCGGCGAGCCGTTCATGGTCACCGATGTGCCCAAGTTGGACGGTCCGTTCCGGAACGTCGAACTGAGCTCGATCACCAAACGTGTCGTCAGCGTGTCCGATTCCCGTCCCGGTTCGGTGTCCCTGGACGAGTACGCGGGCGCTCCTCGACAGGAACCGGTACTGATCCACCCGGACCATCCCGCCCTGATGACGCACACCTCGGGAACCACCGGACTGCCCAAACTCGTGATGCATTCGGCGCGGACACTGCACGGTCGCTATCGTCCGCAGGCGAAGCTGTTCGACATGATCCGCGAGCGGGAAACCGTGGCGATGCACGTCTCCTATGTGCACTCGCGGATGCCACTGGCGCTCGCCGTGCTGATGCCGCGCGGCAACCCGATGGTCGTGATGAACGATTCGGACCCGGCGAAGGCGGCGAAACTGTGGGAGGAAACGCAGCCCGGATTCATCGAATCACACCCCAATTCCTTCATGGAGTGGGAGGAACTGGCCGAGCACCCGAGTCGACCACTGGCGAACGTGAAATATTTCAGCAGCACGTTCGATGCCATTCACCCGAGTACGATGCACAAGCTGTTGCACGCCAGCGAGCGAAGCTCGCCGTTGTTCTACCAGATCTACGGCCAGAGCGAGACTGGACCGCTGGTCGGGCGCGGGTTCACCCGCGAGACGGCGCTCGACGCCGACGGGCGCTGCCAGGGCCACGCGTTCCCGGGAGACACCAAGTTCCGGCTGGTCAGCCGCAACGGTAAAGAGGTCAGCAGGGAGAACCCCGGCTACATCGAGGTGAAGGCCGCGGGGCGCGTGCTCGGCTACCTCGGGGAGCGCGAACGCTACGACACCCAGATCCACGGCGGCTGGTGGCGCGGTATGGACATCGGGTACCGCACCGAGGAGGGGTGCCTGCATCTGCTGGATCGCGAGGTGGACAGCATTCCGGGCCTGACCAGCACCCTGGAAGTCGAGGACGCGGTGCTGGACCGACTGGACGAGCTCACAGAACTGGTGGTCGTACCGGGTGCCGACGAGAAGCCGGTCCCGGTGGTCTGCACCGACGAGGACGCCCCACTGGATCGGCAGCGCTGGGCCGATGCCACCGCGGAATGGCCCCAACTCGCCGAACCGGTCCACATGAAGATCTCCGAACTACCCCGAACGGCGACGATGAAGGTGCAGCGCATAGAGCTTTCCGCTCGGCTGCGACGCGCGAACACCGCGGTCTCCGAGTGA
- a CDS encoding 2-polyprenyl-6-methoxyphenol hydroxylase-like FAD-dependent oxidoreductase (product_source=COG0654; cath_funfam=3.50.50.60; cog=COG0654; pfam=PF01494; superfamily=51905), which produces MRNSDDEVLIVGAGPTGLLAGCELLRRGIEVRLVDRSPHPTDVPKALSVWPRVMDILTELGTGDQVRGVSVPVRAFRYFSERAPVASMSFTEELAARQLPQYETERILTERLRQLGGTVEREVRLLALENSEPATDDPGGTVTAILESADGSVHRSSAHYVIGADGAGSTVRGQLGVGFEGNTYPMSFALIDSHVDGRLPPDEISYYQSTGGTLVVVPQPGGVFRFLSVLPEGSEMTRSRMQSVIDTQGPRGVSITDPVWETVFRVHARRAGEFRRGRVFLAGDAAHVHSPAGGQGMNNGLQDAHNIAWKIAAVLRGDSPSTLLSTYDTERKEATTRIVRDTDLHTRALTARTRGKAVVRDTALRLLGRSGIASRFIAPVLAGVRLTYTPNRYTQRPSGPSCRTDAGTRLRGRPGAAVPRHVRQALGVAESAADPRGWTLLVRPPENDPSWTTELHRMTERLPRLTVLGPDESGSGASGMCVRAGYHLIRPDGHIAAHGHTDDLDSLRSELDLVFEHAATPNPV; this is translated from the coding sequence GTGCGAAACAGCGACGACGAGGTGCTGATCGTCGGAGCGGGACCGACCGGGTTGCTCGCGGGGTGCGAGCTGTTGCGCCGGGGAATCGAGGTACGGCTCGTCGACCGATCGCCGCACCCGACCGACGTGCCCAAGGCACTGTCCGTCTGGCCGAGGGTGATGGACATCCTCACCGAACTCGGCACGGGGGACCAGGTACGAGGGGTTTCCGTACCCGTTCGGGCATTTCGCTACTTCTCCGAACGGGCTCCGGTGGCCTCGATGAGCTTCACCGAGGAGCTGGCGGCCCGTCAGCTGCCGCAGTACGAGACGGAGCGCATTCTCACCGAACGGCTGCGGCAGCTCGGCGGCACCGTCGAACGCGAGGTACGGCTTCTCGCACTGGAGAACTCGGAACCGGCGACGGACGACCCCGGGGGAACCGTCACGGCGATCCTCGAATCCGCCGACGGTTCCGTCCACCGGAGCAGCGCGCACTACGTGATCGGGGCCGACGGTGCGGGCAGCACCGTTCGGGGCCAACTCGGCGTGGGATTCGAGGGCAACACCTACCCGATGTCCTTCGCGCTCATCGACTCACACGTCGACGGAAGGCTGCCACCGGACGAGATCTCCTACTATCAGAGTACCGGCGGGACCCTGGTGGTGGTTCCGCAGCCGGGAGGGGTTTTCCGATTCCTCTCCGTGCTGCCGGAAGGCTCCGAGATGACTCGGAGTCGGATGCAGTCGGTGATCGACACTCAGGGACCGCGCGGAGTCAGCATCACCGATCCCGTCTGGGAAACCGTTTTTCGGGTGCACGCCCGAAGAGCGGGTGAGTTCCGGCGCGGCCGCGTCTTCCTGGCCGGGGACGCGGCCCATGTACACAGCCCGGCAGGCGGCCAGGGAATGAACAACGGGCTGCAGGACGCGCACAACATCGCCTGGAAGATCGCCGCCGTACTACGGGGGGATTCCCCGAGCACGCTGCTCTCGACCTACGACACGGAACGCAAGGAGGCGACCACACGCATCGTGCGCGACACCGACCTGCACACACGTGCGCTCACCGCACGCACGCGCGGCAAGGCCGTGGTTCGCGACACGGCGTTGCGGCTGCTGGGACGTTCCGGAATCGCGTCCCGGTTCATCGCTCCGGTACTGGCCGGGGTCCGGCTCACCTACACCCCGAACCGCTACACGCAACGTCCCTCGGGACCGTCGTGCCGCACCGATGCCGGGACACGGCTCCGCGGGCGCCCCGGAGCCGCCGTACCGCGGCATGTGCGGCAAGCGCTCGGGGTTGCCGAGTCGGCAGCGGACCCCCGGGGGTGGACACTGCTCGTCCGACCGCCGGAGAACGACCCGTCCTGGACGACCGAGTTGCACCGGATGACCGAACGGCTCCCTCGGTTGACCGTTCTCGGTCCGGACGAATCCGGGTCCGGTGCGAGCGGGATGTGCGTACGAGCGGGATACCACCTGATTCGTCCGGATGGGCACATCGCCGCGCACGGGCACACCGACGACCTGGACAGCCTGCGTTCGGAACTGGATCTCGTGTTCGAGCACGCGGCCACCCCGAACCCGGTCTGA
- a CDS encoding GntR family transcriptional regulator/MocR family aminotransferase (product_source=KO:K00375; cath_funfam=1.10.10.10,3.40.640.10; cog=COG1167; ko=KO:K00375; pfam=PF00155,PF00392; smart=SM00345; superfamily=46785,53383), giving the protein MDSWVNSTDETARSATEPNVAGESGSGADLHLELDGTGSRRDQLMRALRESIRSGRLTQGTRLPPYRSLATDLGIARNTVADAYAELVEEGWLTSKQGSGTRVAPRAVPLESERSRLSARRSPRRPTHDLQPSSPDAAAFPRSDWMRSARRAMTNASNEAFGVGDPRGRVELRDSLVDYLARARGVRTKPERIVICAGFAHGLRLLSTILDGAVAVESYGLAFHREIVSETGSPTVPLTIDEHGARVDEIPDSGSGTALLTPAHQYPTGGPLHPERRSAVIDWARSTGGLIIEDDYDGEFRYDREPVGALQGLDPERVVYMGSVSKSISPALRIGWMVLPERLVDDVLDVKGPRELSTGVTGQLTLADFVSFGAYERHLRRMRRVYRRRRDLLTGMIAERAPHIRVSGIAAGLHAVLELPPDTERMSVTAARRQSLELDGLNAYRHPDSTMPSREGLVVGYGTPPEHAFSGALEALCLALPEAPDGAD; this is encoded by the coding sequence ATGGATTCTTGGGTCAATTCCACCGATGAAACGGCGCGCTCCGCGACGGAGCCGAACGTCGCGGGAGAATCGGGTTCCGGGGCGGACCTGCACCTGGAACTCGACGGCACGGGCAGTCGCCGGGACCAGTTGATGCGAGCGCTCCGGGAATCGATTCGCTCCGGTAGGTTGACGCAGGGAACGAGGTTGCCGCCGTACCGGTCGTTGGCCACCGACCTGGGGATCGCCCGCAACACTGTCGCCGACGCCTATGCCGAGTTGGTCGAGGAGGGGTGGCTGACCTCGAAGCAGGGGTCGGGCACGCGGGTGGCACCTCGGGCGGTTCCACTGGAGTCCGAACGTTCCCGACTCTCGGCGCGCCGCTCCCCGCGCAGGCCGACACACGACCTGCAACCCAGTTCGCCGGACGCGGCTGCCTTCCCGCGTTCCGACTGGATGAGGTCGGCGCGGCGAGCCATGACGAACGCGTCCAACGAGGCGTTCGGCGTAGGCGATCCACGTGGCCGTGTCGAACTGCGCGACAGCCTGGTGGATTACCTCGCTCGTGCGCGCGGTGTGCGGACCAAACCGGAGCGCATCGTCATCTGCGCCGGCTTCGCGCACGGCCTGCGGTTGTTGAGCACGATTCTGGACGGCGCCGTCGCCGTGGAGTCCTACGGATTGGCCTTTCACCGCGAGATCGTGTCCGAGACGGGGTCGCCGACCGTGCCGTTGACGATCGACGAGCACGGCGCGCGTGTCGACGAGATCCCGGACAGCGGGTCGGGGACCGCGCTTCTCACACCCGCACACCAGTACCCCACGGGGGGTCCGCTGCATCCCGAGCGCCGCTCGGCCGTCATCGACTGGGCGCGCTCGACCGGCGGACTCATCATCGAGGACGACTACGACGGCGAGTTCCGCTACGACCGTGAACCGGTGGGCGCGCTACAGGGACTGGATCCGGAGCGAGTGGTCTACATGGGGTCGGTGAGCAAAAGTATCTCCCCGGCGCTGCGGATAGGTTGGATGGTGCTGCCCGAGCGCCTGGTGGACGACGTCCTGGACGTCAAGGGGCCGCGTGAGCTTTCCACCGGGGTGACCGGGCAGTTGACGCTCGCCGATTTCGTTTCCTTCGGTGCCTACGAGCGACATCTGCGTCGGATGCGGCGGGTGTATCGCCGTCGACGTGATCTGCTCACGGGAATGATCGCCGAACGCGCCCCGCACATCCGGGTCAGCGGAATCGCGGCCGGATTGCACGCCGTGCTGGAGCTGCCCCCGGACACCGAACGGATGTCGGTGACGGCCGCACGGAGACAGAGCCTGGAACTGGACGGGTTGAACGCGTACCGCCATCCCGACAGCACCATGCCGTCCCGGGAGGGGCTGGTGGTGGGCTACGGAACGCCCCCCGAGCACGCTTTCTCCGGCGCGTTGGAAGCTCTGTGCCTGGCGCTGCCCGAAGCGCCGGACGGCGCGGATTGA
- a CDS encoding AhpD family alkylhydroperoxidase (product_source=TIGR00778; cog=COG2128; pfam=PF02627; superfamily=69118; tigrfam=TIGR00778), with the protein MDKVQIPERMNLTKVAPKVFKAVVALDTAAREGLDPVLLELVQIRASQLNHCAYCIDYHTTDARKAGETEDRIYQLSAWHESSLYTAKERAALELTESVTLLPQGVSDEVYDQAAKHFEEQELAQLIALIFTVNTWNRMNVTTRKTPGTQ; encoded by the coding sequence ATGGATAAAGTACAGATTCCCGAACGGATGAACCTGACCAAGGTCGCGCCCAAGGTGTTCAAGGCAGTGGTGGCCCTCGACACCGCGGCCAGGGAGGGACTCGACCCGGTCCTGCTGGAGCTGGTCCAGATTCGCGCGTCGCAGCTCAACCACTGCGCCTACTGCATCGACTACCACACCACGGACGCCCGCAAGGCCGGTGAGACCGAGGACCGGATCTACCAGCTCAGCGCCTGGCACGAGTCCAGCCTCTACACCGCGAAGGAACGGGCCGCCCTGGAGCTGACCGAGTCGGTGACCCTGCTTCCGCAGGGCGTGTCCGACGAGGTCTACGACCAGGCGGCCAAGCACTTCGAGGAGCAGGAACTGGCCCAGCTCATCGCGTTGATCTTCACTGTCAACACCTGGAACCGGATGAACGTCACCACCCGCAAGACCCCCGGTACCCAGTAA
- a CDS encoding putative MFS family arabinose efflux permease (product_source=COG2814; cath_funfam=1.20.1250.20; cog=COG2814; pfam=PF07690; superfamily=103473; transmembrane_helix_parts=Outside_1_24,TMhelix_25_47,Inside_48_53,TMhelix_54_76,Outside_77_79,TMhelix_80_102,Inside_103_113,TMhelix_114_136,Outside_137_140,TMhelix_141_163,Inside_164_183,TMhelix_184_206,Outside_207_220,TMhelix_221_243,Inside_244_251,TMhelix_252_269,Outside_270_278,TMhelix_279_301,Inside_302_307,TMhelix_308_330,Outside_331_333,TMhelix_334_356,Inside_357_371) produces MTSELLPVGLLTPVGDALRVSEGTAGLMVTVPGLVAAFSAPVVTVLTGRIDRRLVLAVLIGLVGAANLASAFATNFGIVLVARFLIGISVGGFWSIAGGIALRLVPEHQVARATAVIFGGVETASVLGVPTGTFIGDLSNWRTAFAVVGILGLVSLTFIVFLVPRLPAEQTLRFSELPRVFRSNVGVRVGVAMTFLIITGHFVAYTFVRPLLLEDGIGGELIGGLLLVFGVAGICGNFIAGALIRTRLRETIMGLSVVLAVAMTLLAVVDTNTLSAAGILILWGLGYGAVPVTMQTWILTKAPDTTEAASSLYVSMFNLSIALGALFGGMAVDGIAASSVLWIGGAMAAVCLLVVLRTTNSNRSEPNRADS; encoded by the coding sequence ATGACCTCGGAACTGCTACCCGTCGGTCTGCTCACCCCGGTCGGTGACGCACTACGGGTTTCCGAGGGGACCGCCGGACTCATGGTGACCGTCCCAGGACTGGTCGCCGCGTTCTCCGCACCGGTGGTCACCGTACTGACCGGGCGAATCGACCGCAGACTGGTGCTGGCCGTGCTGATCGGCCTGGTGGGAGCGGCGAACCTCGCCTCCGCCTTCGCCACCAATTTCGGAATCGTGCTCGTCGCCCGCTTTCTGATCGGGATCAGCGTCGGCGGTTTCTGGTCCATAGCGGGCGGTATCGCACTGCGACTCGTTCCCGAGCACCAGGTCGCGCGCGCCACCGCCGTGATCTTCGGGGGTGTCGAGACCGCTTCGGTACTCGGTGTACCCACGGGAACGTTCATCGGCGATCTCAGCAACTGGCGCACCGCGTTCGCGGTCGTCGGCATCCTCGGACTGGTCTCGTTGACGTTCATAGTGTTCCTGGTCCCCCGCCTGCCCGCGGAGCAGACGCTCCGGTTCTCGGAGCTTCCCCGGGTGTTCCGCTCCAACGTCGGAGTGCGGGTCGGCGTCGCCATGACGTTTTTGATCATCACGGGACACTTCGTGGCCTACACGTTCGTCCGACCGCTGCTGCTGGAGGACGGAATCGGCGGTGAGCTGATCGGCGGACTGCTGCTGGTCTTCGGCGTCGCGGGCATCTGCGGCAACTTCATCGCGGGCGCACTGATCCGCACCCGGCTGCGGGAAACCATCATGGGCCTGTCGGTCGTGCTGGCCGTCGCGATGACGCTGTTGGCCGTGGTGGACACCAACACGCTCTCCGCGGCGGGAATCCTGATTCTGTGGGGCCTGGGGTACGGCGCCGTGCCGGTCACGATGCAGACCTGGATCCTCACCAAGGCCCCGGACACCACCGAAGCCGCTTCCTCGCTGTACGTGTCGATGTTCAACCTCTCCATCGCGCTGGGCGCGCTGTTCGGCGGCATGGCAGTGGACGGAATCGCGGCCAGCAGCGTGCTCTGGATCGGCGGCGCTATGGCAGCGGTGTGCCTGCTCGTCGTCCTGCGCACCACGAACTCCAACAGGAGCGAGCCGAATCGGGCCGACTCCTGA
- a CDS encoding hypothetical protein (product_source=Hypo-rule applied; cath_funfam=3.30.43.10,3.30.465.10; pfam=PF01565,PF08031; superfamily=56176) — MTVLGIDEHEADTDHSSGHVDETDPRYEDLVKQANNRRLTPRPASFRVARDTAQVVRAVEDAIRADKRVFVRSGGHGYEDLVGDKTHDLLLIDLSQLNTIRFDSTMRAFEIGAGARIAEVYRTLYHGWGVTVPAGDSATVGFGGHVVGGGYGSLSRAHGLAADHLYAVEVVVVDASGHARSVVATREANDPNRDLWWAHTGGGGGTFGVVTRYWFRSPSAEGADPTRLLPRPPAGLLSSTLLFPRSVVDKGVLQKLLGNFGRWHERNSAPDSPYNGLFAGIVLPGRTSDEDMAAVAFTHVDASLPNAEGLLRDYLAELTDGLGVEPVTVPTETVSYLAAKKALAAAQDGEVGRQKAKSAFLRSAYTDEQAGVLYDYLNSTEHSHDTSLVALQSYGGRINEVPPHATASAQRDSVMQAFFMNTWHEEDNDEAGLDWMRRLFRDLHAGTGGAPVSDEITDGCYVNFPDTDMSDPEWNTSGVPWQELYFKENHAALRRVKAEWDPGNVFRHALSIRPND; from the coding sequence ATGACTGTCCTCGGTATCGACGAGCACGAAGCCGACACCGACCACTCGTCCGGGCACGTGGACGAGACGGATCCCCGCTACGAGGATCTGGTCAAGCAGGCCAACAACAGGAGGTTGACCCCTCGCCCCGCCTCGTTCCGCGTCGCACGCGACACCGCGCAGGTGGTCCGAGCGGTCGAGGACGCCATTCGTGCGGACAAGCGCGTGTTCGTACGCAGTGGCGGACACGGCTACGAGGACCTGGTGGGGGACAAGACCCACGACCTGCTCCTGATCGACCTCAGCCAGTTGAACACCATCCGGTTCGACTCCACGATGCGGGCGTTCGAGATCGGGGCCGGTGCCAGAATCGCCGAGGTGTACCGGACGCTGTATCACGGTTGGGGTGTCACCGTGCCGGCCGGTGACAGTGCCACGGTCGGATTCGGCGGGCACGTCGTCGGCGGCGGCTACGGTTCGCTCAGCCGCGCCCACGGCCTGGCGGCCGATCACCTCTACGCGGTGGAGGTCGTGGTGGTGGATGCTTCCGGTCACGCACGTTCGGTCGTCGCGACCAGGGAGGCCAACGATCCCAACCGAGATCTGTGGTGGGCGCACACCGGTGGTGGGGGCGGCACCTTCGGTGTGGTCACACGTTACTGGTTCCGTTCCCCATCCGCCGAGGGAGCCGATCCGACCCGGCTACTCCCGCGACCGCCTGCCGGTCTGCTCAGCTCCACTTTGCTGTTCCCCCGTTCCGTGGTGGACAAGGGCGTGCTGCAGAAGCTACTCGGGAATTTCGGGCGTTGGCACGAGAGAAACAGCGCACCGGACTCGCCCTACAACGGCCTGTTCGCGGGCATCGTGCTACCGGGTAGGACGTCCGACGAGGACATGGCGGCCGTGGCGTTCACGCACGTGGACGCGAGCCTGCCCAACGCGGAAGGACTGCTGCGGGACTATCTGGCCGAACTGACCGACGGCCTGGGAGTCGAACCCGTGACGGTGCCCACCGAGACGGTGTCCTACCTGGCGGCCAAGAAGGCGCTCGCCGCCGCGCAGGACGGGGAGGTCGGGAGACAGAAGGCCAAGTCGGCATTCCTGCGGAGTGCCTACACCGACGAACAGGCCGGTGTGCTGTACGACTACCTGAACAGCACCGAGCACAGCCATGACACCAGCCTGGTGGCGCTGCAGTCCTACGGCGGCCGGATCAACGAAGTTCCCCCGCACGCCACCGCTTCCGCGCAGCGCGACTCGGTGATGCAGGCGTTCTTCATGAACACCTGGCACGAGGAGGACAATGACGAGGCTGGGCTCGACTGGATGCGCCGGTTGTTCCGCGACCTGCACGCGGGAACAGGCGGAGCACCTGTTTCCGACGAGATCACCGACGGGTGCTACGTCAACTTCCCCGACACCGACATGTCGGATCCGGAGTGGAACACCTCCGGAGTTCCCTGGCAGGAGCTGTACTTCAAGGAGAACCACGCCGCCCTGCGGCGCGTCAAGGCGGAATGGGACCCCGGAAACGTGTTCCGGCACGCACTGTCGATCCGGCCGAACGACTGA
- a CDS encoding syndecan 1 (product_source=KO:K06257; ko=KO:K06257; pfam=PF13546), with the protein MDHQEKRTEDGSGELCSDELLADLCPILFASLARSDQRRKGINYLLGLLRAPGRKTVRNIAAFLGDHVNEQSLHHFINDSTWDWKPLREALLRYLAHRDPPRAWVLRPMLIPKSGEHSVGVTRIFSPNRGQVLNAQQAVGVWGVSEAVCNPVNWRLNLPQAWLEDERKRECASVPHDSVAESMATTAVRAYLDLPARHELKQRPVVVDARGLGTTEMVEELRAEGVPQMTRITGDTTLIPNDPSLSGWGTEPALASNIIRAIRDSRTRVAPTPPNGTGTVELAATTRVSTLGRPGTTGHAKRGGRFLLMGIGRGGGTWPEELWLTDLTTAHTNALYRLARLDRYVERKSGEGAEQLGIMDFVGRSFAGWHRHFTLVSAAHVLYELGRHGQTSVFSSYRPDVEPAGRGTRPSKLP; encoded by the coding sequence TTGGATCATCAGGAAAAGAGGACCGAGGACGGCTCGGGCGAGTTATGTTCGGACGAGCTTCTCGCTGACCTGTGCCCGATACTATTCGCTTCACTGGCCCGTTCGGACCAGCGACGAAAGGGCATTAATTATCTGCTCGGCCTCTTACGCGCACCGGGACGGAAAACGGTTCGAAACATCGCGGCTTTTCTGGGTGATCATGTCAACGAGCAGAGTCTGCATCATTTCATCAATGATTCCACCTGGGACTGGAAACCACTGCGGGAGGCGTTGCTCCGCTATCTGGCTCATCGGGATCCACCGCGTGCCTGGGTGCTGCGGCCGATGCTCATTCCGAAGTCAGGCGAGCACTCGGTCGGCGTCACCAGGATTTTCTCCCCCAACAGGGGGCAAGTACTCAACGCCCAACAGGCCGTGGGCGTTTGGGGAGTTTCCGAAGCGGTCTGCAACCCGGTGAACTGGCGACTCAACCTTCCCCAGGCTTGGTTGGAGGACGAGCGAAAGCGAGAGTGCGCCTCGGTCCCGCACGACTCGGTGGCCGAGAGCATGGCGACAACCGCCGTGCGGGCGTATCTGGACCTTCCCGCACGCCACGAGCTCAAACAACGGCCGGTTGTGGTCGACGCCCGCGGACTGGGAACCACCGAGATGGTCGAGGAACTGCGTGCCGAGGGGGTTCCGCAGATGACGCGGATCACAGGTGACACCACACTGATTCCCAACGATCCGTCGTTGTCCGGTTGGGGGACGGAGCCCGCGCTGGCGAGCAACATTATACGCGCGATCCGGGACAGCCGAACTCGTGTGGCCCCCACTCCGCCGAATGGCACGGGCACGGTCGAGCTCGCCGCGACCACGCGTGTAAGCACGCTCGGACGTCCCGGTACGACGGGACACGCGAAGCGGGGCGGACGTTTCCTGCTGATGGGAATCGGCCGAGGCGGCGGCACCTGGCCCGAAGAGCTCTGGCTGACCGACCTGACCACCGCGCACACCAACGCGTTGTATCGGCTGGCCAGGCTCGACCGATATGTCGAGCGCAAGAGCGGTGAAGGGGCGGAACAGCTCGGGATCATGGATTTCGTGGGCCGATCCTTCGCCGGGTGGCACCGACACTTCACCCTGGTGTCGGCGGCACACGTCCTATACGAGCTGGGTAGGCACGGACAGACGTCGGTGTTTTCCAGCTATCGCCCCGATGTGGAACCGGCTGGTCGTGGCACGCGTCCGTCGAAGCTGCCGTAG